One stretch of Labrenzia sp. CE80 DNA includes these proteins:
- the nagZ gene encoding beta-N-acetylhexosaminidase gives MTKAFISGCAGTALTVSEIAFFREHDPWGLILFRRNCETPEQITKLVSAFRDAVSRPAAPVLIDQEGGRVQRLRPPHWSKYPPQKLYGDLYRADPERGREAAALGARLIACDLRKIGITVDCLPLLDVAFEGMVDAIGDRSISSDPKVVADLGEQVCAGLLSGGVLPVLKHLPGHGRAVVDSHLEMPRVDATLEELQAVDFVPFKALNRFPLAMTAHILFSDVDPLAPATQSAAVIETLIRGKIGFSGCLMSDDISMKALGGDMRERCAATFGAGCDLVLHCNGELAEMEAVADVAPKLSGLADVRCAKALAELKPVDPEFDETAARARLQVLIGEGYA, from the coding sequence ATGACCAAGGCATTTATCAGTGGATGCGCAGGGACAGCCCTGACGGTGTCGGAGATCGCTTTCTTCCGGGAACATGACCCGTGGGGGCTGATTCTGTTCCGGCGCAATTGCGAGACCCCGGAACAGATCACCAAGCTGGTGAGTGCGTTCCGGGATGCCGTTTCGCGTCCGGCCGCCCCGGTGCTGATTGATCAGGAGGGAGGGCGTGTCCAACGATTGCGCCCGCCGCATTGGTCGAAATATCCGCCCCAGAAACTCTATGGGGATCTCTATAGGGCCGATCCGGAACGCGGGCGTGAAGCCGCGGCACTTGGCGCAAGGCTTATCGCCTGCGACCTTCGCAAGATCGGGATCACTGTGGACTGTCTGCCATTGTTGGACGTTGCCTTTGAGGGAATGGTGGATGCGATCGGCGATCGTTCAATTTCCTCCGACCCCAAAGTGGTCGCAGACCTTGGCGAGCAGGTTTGCGCGGGACTGCTGTCAGGAGGCGTGCTGCCGGTACTCAAGCACTTGCCGGGTCATGGCCGGGCTGTGGTCGACAGTCATCTCGAGATGCCGAGGGTCGACGCGACGCTCGAGGAGCTCCAGGCGGTCGATTTCGTGCCGTTCAAGGCGCTGAACCGGTTTCCGTTGGCGATGACGGCGCACATCCTTTTCTCGGACGTTGATCCCCTGGCGCCCGCGACCCAGAGCGCCGCGGTGATCGAAACGCTCATTCGCGGCAAGATCGGCTTTTCGGGATGTCTGATGAGCGATGATATCTCCATGAAGGCGCTTGGTGGGGATATGCGCGAAAGATGCGCAGCAACCTTTGGCGCAGGCTGCGATCTTGTGCTTCATTGTAACGGTGAACTGGCGGAAATGGAGGCCGTTGCCGATGTCGCGCCGAAGCTGTCAGGCCTTGCGGATGTCCGCTGTGCAAAGGCTTTGGCCGAGTTGAAGCCGGTGGATCCGGAGTTTGACGAAACGGCAGCACGCGCGCGCCTTCAGGTGCTGATCGGTGAGGGCTATGCCTGA
- a CDS encoding alpha/beta hydrolase-fold protein, whose protein sequence is MRAHPDIPAGTLHRLTVASKILHRNMLDDPAAREVVVYIPNGHKGEGLPLLVDLVGYTSGGPAHVNWKNFGENVPERLDRLIHEGILPPVAVAFPDCFTRLGGNQYIDSAAMGPWATFLTTEMLEAVETQFGCGGAGKRACFGKSSGGYGSMVHAMLHSDVWSAAACLSGDMAFELCYLPEMPSALRAIQRKGSIEALVRDFESGPKFSGSAMHDLMTFAMAATYDPDPDAFCGIRLPVTFDTCEVIDDLWANWLAWDPVVMADKHADALKSLKGLWIECGNVDQYNLVHGARRLTRKLHAADVPHVYEEFDDNHSSIDYRMDKCLPYLANALLS, encoded by the coding sequence ATGCGCGCCCATCCAGACATTCCAGCCGGCACACTCCATCGCCTGACTGTTGCCTCCAAGATCCTCCATAGGAACATGCTCGACGATCCGGCAGCGCGCGAGGTCGTCGTTTACATCCCGAATGGTCACAAGGGAGAAGGTCTGCCGCTCTTGGTCGACCTAGTTGGCTATACCTCTGGTGGACCGGCCCATGTAAACTGGAAGAATTTTGGCGAGAATGTTCCTGAGCGCCTGGACCGCTTGATCCATGAAGGCATCCTTCCGCCGGTCGCCGTCGCCTTTCCAGATTGTTTCACGCGACTTGGAGGCAATCAATACATCGACAGCGCCGCGATGGGGCCCTGGGCGACGTTTTTGACGACGGAGATGCTTGAGGCTGTCGAGACCCAATTTGGCTGTGGCGGCGCCGGAAAACGCGCCTGTTTTGGAAAATCCTCGGGCGGCTATGGTTCAATGGTTCATGCGATGCTGCATTCGGACGTTTGGTCCGCTGCGGCTTGCCTGTCAGGAGACATGGCATTCGAGCTCTGCTACCTGCCGGAAATGCCGAGCGCCTTACGCGCCATACAACGCAAGGGATCGATCGAGGCTCTTGTTCGCGATTTCGAGTCGGGCCCGAAATTTTCAGGCTCGGCCATGCATGATCTCATGACGTTCGCCATGGCGGCGACCTATGACCCCGATCCCGACGCCTTCTGCGGTATCCGGCTGCCAGTCACATTCGACACGTGCGAGGTCATCGACGACCTTTGGGCCAACTGGCTCGCTTGGGATCCGGTTGTGATGGCGGATAAACATGCCGATGCGCTGAAGTCCCTGAAAGGGCTCTGGATCGAGTGCGGTAATGTCGATCAATACAATCTGGTCCATGGCGCGCGGCGGCTGACCAGGAAGCTTCACGCCGCCGACGTGCCTCATGTCTATGAGGAATTCGACGACAACCACTCGTCCATCGACTATCGAATGGACAAGTGTCTTCCGTATCTGGCGAATGCCTTGCTCAGCTGA
- a CDS encoding SPOR domain-containing protein yields the protein MAKDNNYPTSDVPPVEPVGATGGDQPAEDPLVELARIVNRNRQPGAGVGGDRVGQTDYFAGLEDLGEPAAPSVAGNDRSGDRVEPTFDYGTPAQDDLAHAAQTVAEVSPLSAQQTDVGYAPQPDINVHFDAHDANANPAFDVDVPSADDLGLDIPESTLESGVALDLENSLTAELEDELIGALRQNFDSPVAMPHEAAVVASAPHVAAEASFTEPVIGDTLSREPPADYHFVETPAPDVAPVAPAEAYSAEVHVEPAQTSYENLSAQNSFALDEAALAAEVAAVPETMAENVESADALTARSLDETPLRTSPISEDDLFAELGAVATVGVPAEADSAAADPFDNLFADLQPPSQMAAAAEPAADDIDDMAWPAAAAAVPAYVSEDETPPPPEGYDLDAVAKAMQESDPTLGSAGVLPPHTKAEKAAAPQQEASRKGIYAAAAVLAVAVLGGGVFMFMDGSAVTVPDGPPPVIAGLEGPLKVYPDAQPETESQTSKLIYDRVGNGEDTSRERLVLPENTRPAELPPAPAGVATADPLVPGAPKKVRTLVVRPDGTIVSAPDTPAPRTVSTTPVTTTTPVATTQPDVTTPVAAVPAPGAVTQPAPAGAATDINTPGPGTPAIVATPDDTSLPVQPANIPTILPKKKPAAPVQVASAPQATTQSGPLDLNSSSVQPAPVAAAPQAAAPAVTTSSGSIPAGTYVVQVTSQRSETAARDAYSSLQQRYPSILGSQSAVIVSAAIQDRGTFYRARIPMGSRNEALSLCESLQAAGGDCFVRRN from the coding sequence ATGGCAAAAGACAACAACTATCCGACCTCAGATGTGCCGCCGGTAGAGCCGGTGGGTGCGACTGGCGGCGATCAGCCGGCGGAAGATCCGCTGGTTGAATTGGCGCGAATCGTAAACCGCAACAGGCAGCCTGGCGCAGGTGTCGGTGGTGACCGCGTAGGTCAGACGGACTATTTTGCTGGCCTGGAGGATTTGGGCGAGCCGGCAGCGCCGTCTGTCGCGGGCAACGACAGGTCCGGGGACAGGGTCGAGCCGACATTCGACTATGGAACGCCCGCGCAGGACGACTTGGCCCACGCCGCGCAAACGGTCGCTGAAGTGTCTCCTCTTTCGGCCCAGCAAACGGATGTCGGCTATGCGCCTCAGCCGGATATCAACGTTCACTTTGACGCGCATGATGCAAACGCAAATCCCGCGTTTGATGTCGACGTCCCGTCGGCAGATGATTTGGGTCTCGATATTCCTGAGAGCACGCTTGAAAGTGGCGTTGCCCTGGATCTCGAAAACAGTCTGACAGCTGAGCTCGAGGATGAGCTTATCGGGGCGCTCAGGCAGAACTTCGATTCTCCAGTTGCAATGCCTCATGAGGCGGCCGTGGTTGCGAGCGCACCCCATGTAGCCGCTGAAGCATCTTTCACAGAACCCGTGATCGGCGACACTCTGTCCAGAGAACCGCCTGCGGACTACCATTTTGTAGAAACGCCGGCTCCCGATGTCGCTCCTGTCGCGCCCGCCGAAGCCTATTCTGCGGAGGTTCATGTTGAGCCTGCACAGACCTCTTATGAAAATCTGTCGGCCCAAAACAGCTTCGCTCTGGATGAGGCTGCGCTTGCCGCCGAGGTTGCAGCTGTTCCCGAAACGATGGCTGAGAACGTGGAAAGTGCAGATGCGCTGACTGCGCGGAGCCTCGACGAGACGCCGCTCCGCACGAGCCCGATTTCGGAAGACGATCTCTTCGCCGAACTTGGCGCCGTTGCAACAGTCGGTGTGCCTGCAGAAGCGGATAGTGCGGCAGCTGATCCATTCGACAATCTTTTTGCCGATCTGCAGCCGCCGTCTCAAATGGCAGCTGCTGCAGAGCCAGCTGCCGACGACATTGATGATATGGCCTGGCCGGCTGCCGCCGCTGCCGTTCCGGCCTATGTGAGCGAGGACGAGACACCACCGCCGCCTGAGGGATATGATCTCGATGCGGTTGCCAAGGCCATGCAGGAGAGTGATCCGACTCTCGGCTCCGCAGGTGTTTTGCCGCCACATACAAAGGCTGAAAAGGCCGCTGCTCCGCAGCAGGAAGCTTCTCGTAAGGGCATCTATGCCGCTGCTGCCGTTTTGGCGGTCGCTGTTCTTGGTGGCGGTGTCTTCATGTTTATGGACGGGTCAGCAGTCACCGTGCCGGACGGACCGCCACCGGTCATCGCCGGCCTCGAGGGACCGCTTAAGGTCTATCCGGACGCGCAGCCGGAGACTGAAAGCCAAACGTCCAAGCTGATTTATGATCGTGTGGGCAATGGTGAGGATACGTCGCGCGAGCGTCTTGTTCTGCCTGAAAACACACGTCCGGCAGAATTGCCGCCGGCACCAGCTGGTGTCGCCACTGCGGACCCGCTCGTCCCAGGAGCCCCCAAGAAGGTGCGGACGCTAGTCGTGCGGCCTGATGGGACAATCGTGTCGGCGCCGGATACGCCAGCACCCAGGACCGTTTCCACCACGCCGGTGACTACGACGACCCCTGTGGCGACCACACAGCCTGATGTGACCACGCCGGTGGCTGCCGTTCCGGCACCCGGGGCTGTCACACAACCGGCGCCCGCTGGTGCGGCAACGGACATTAACACCCCGGGTCCAGGAACACCCGCGATCGTCGCGACGCCTGACGATACGTCATTGCCTGTTCAGCCTGCTAATATTCCAACGATCCTGCCAAAGAAGAAGCCTGCGGCTCCTGTTCAAGTGGCAAGCGCGCCTCAGGCAACCACGCAGAGCGGCCCGCTGGATCTGAACAGTTCTTCTGTCCAGCCGGCACCTGTTGCAGCTGCGCCGCAAGCGGCAGCACCAGCTGTCACGACCAGTAGCGGTTCTATCCCGGCAGGGACCTATGTGGTTCAGGTGACCTCGCAGCGGTCGGAGACTGCCGCACGCGATGCCTATTCAAGCCTTCAACAGCGTTATCCGTCGATCCTTGGTTCGCAGAGTGCGGTGATCGTCTCTGCGGCCATCCAGGACCGAGGCACATTCTATCGGGCTCGGATCCCGATGGGGTCGCGTAACGAGGCGCTCAGCTTGTGTGAATCACTTCAGGCAGCTGGCGGAGACTGTTTCGTTCGGCGAAACTGA